The Macrobrachium nipponense isolate FS-2020 chromosome 19, ASM1510439v2, whole genome shotgun sequence genome contains a region encoding:
- the LOC135212753 gene encoding forkhead box protein D1-like has translation MADRPYPERPYFDRMFLERLGLDRQVTDRGAGGGDRMPTERPLGGGRMHDGREGSSTLDRSVLLEESLKERTALERHVQERAQVARALFDRHVQQQHQQQKLHPSPFSPFLTITPRGPPSPIPDAPDTSPYQDPSNRISENADSLSRDQDMIVDEEQDRELEGDQHEHSEHIRSEGLDAAIGLESSLDEKDLHLTSGDDISHMPESSTTPPPPSSPQGDSKTSEGGDDKGDKQGGLVKPPYSYIALITMAILQAPKKRVTLSEICEFIIGRFPYYKAKFPAWQNSIRHNLSLNDCFVKVPREPGNPGKGNYWTLDPGAIDMFDNGSFLRRRKRYKRQPAPDFFNDPHVFSLFTSGMLDPFQQQQLQQAAALLGAPHPHLLHRPPLPHTLLPPPSYLPQLGGLPLGFPQLELPRQVRPLLPLQASPAPLLHPTPVKPLALPAGLAPPSVQGAIKTSCMGPSPQPPPSPPSPPPSMTQGATPRTHKPFSIDALIGTHDTTGGGGGGGGGGGGVGESGRESPRSVSPPAVSPQGMTTLPSSPLHPFPRGLSSPCHVPVALQSSAAPPSPVPAYTTVMAGSDHRPFLHAALLHSMAQ, from the coding sequence ATGGCCGATCGACCTTACCCTGAACGACCGTACTTCGACCGCATGTTTCTGGAGAGGCTGGGACTCGACAGGCAAGTGACCGACAggggagcgggagggggggacCGCATGCCGACGGAGAGGCCGTTGGGGGGAGGAAGAATGCATGACGGAAGGGAAGGATCGTCGACCCTCGACCGCTCGGTGCTTCTCGAGGAATCCCTGAAGGAGCGAACGGCGCTGGAGAGACACGTGCAGGAGCGCGCCCAAGTGGCGAGGGCGCTGTTCGACAGACACGttcagcagcagcatcagcagcagaaACTGCACCCATCCCCTTTCTCCCCATTCCTAACGATCACACCGCGTGGTCCCCCATCTCCGATCCCAGACGCCCCTGACACGTCTCCCTACCAAGACCCGTCGAATAGGATAAGCGAGAACGCAGATTCCCTGTCGAGGGACCAAGATATGATCGTCGACGAAGAACAAGACAGAGAACTCGAAGGAGATCAGCACGAGCATTCGGAACACATCCGCAGCGAGGGACTGGACGCGGCCATTGGATTAGAGTCTTCCCTGGACGAAAAGGATCTCCACCTGACCTCCGGTGACGACATATCCCACATGCCAGAGAGCAGCACCACGCCCccacctccctcctccccccaggGAGACAGCAAGACCTCGGAAGGAGGGGACGATAAGGGCGATAAGCAGGGAGGTCTCGTGAAGCCTCCTTACTCCTACATCGCTCTCATCACCATGGCCATCCTGCAGGCGCCCAAAAAGAGGGTCACGCTCAGCGAGATCTGCGAATTCATCATTGGCCGATTCCCTTATTATAAGGCGAAGTTCCCCGCGTGGCAGAACTCGATCCGACACAACCTCTCCTTGAACGACTGCTTCGTGAAGGTGCCCCGCGAACCAGGGAACCCCGGTAAAGGGAACTACTGGACGCTCGACCCTGGAGCCATCGACATGTTCGACAACGGGTCCTTCctcaggaggaggaagaggtacaAACGCCAACCCGCCCCTGACTTCTTCAACGACCCGCACGTGTTCTCCCTCTTCACTTCGGGAATGCTGGACCCCTTTCAACAACAGCAGCTGCAGCAGGCGGCGGCCCTGCTTGGGGCACCCCACCCACATCTGCTACACCGGCCCCCCCTGCCCCATACTCTACTTCCACCGCCATCGTACTTGCCGCAACTAGGGGGTCTGCCCTTGGGCTTCCCGCAGCTGGAATTGCCCCGACAAGTGCGGCCACTCTTGCCCTTGCAGGCGTCCCCGGCTCCCCTTCTCCACCCGACGCCCGTCAAGCCTCTGGCGTTACCCGCTGGATTAGCCCCGCCGTCAGTGCAAGGGGCAATAAAGACATCGTGCATGGGGCCCTCCCCTCAGCCCCCTCCGTCACCCCCATCTCCTCCCCCCAGCATGACACAAGGGGCGACTCCTCGAACCCACAAGCCGTTCTCTATAGACGCCCTCATCGGCACCCACGACACCACCggaggggggggaggcgggggaggaggaggaggaggagtaggggaaagtggaagagagtCTCCTCGATCAGTTAGTCCTCCTGCAGTATCCCCGCAGGGGATGACGACCCTGCCCTCGTCTCCCCTTCACCCTTTCCCCAGAGGGCTGTCGTCCCCTTGTCACGTCCCGGTGGCTCTACAGTCGTCGGCGGCGCCTCCGTCGCCGGTGCCGGCCTACACCACAGTCATGGCGGGCTCAGACCACAGACCATTCCTGCACGCAGCGCTGCTGCACTCGATGGCCCAATAA